ACCATGCGTTATTTAGGCATAGCACTAGGTTATTCAATTGCATTGGGCATAAGCGCAGTTATCGGTACGCTGGTACCGCCAATATTTGAAGGCAAATTACTTTCTATTGCAGCTACCCAATCTGGCCAAGTGATGTTACTCGGGGTATTTATTTGTTTAGCGGGCATTGCGCTTGGGGGTAAAGCGGGTACCAATAAACAAAATGAATTATCCGACGAAGACAAAAAACAAAGTGTTAGCGAATTTCACTTTGGTAAAGGTTTAGCGCTGGCGCTTTTTTCAGGCGTGATGAGCTCGTTTATGGCATACGCCTTTGCCGCTGGCAAACCCATTGCCGATATTGCCTTAACACAAGGCTCACCCAATTTATGGCAAAACCTGCCAGTATTAATTGTTATTTTAGCTGGCGGTTTTGTGACTAACTTTGTTTGGTGCGCCTATTTAGCCACTAAAAATAAAGCATGGACGCAATTATCTTCTCCAACAGTGAATAACCCAAGGCTGAGCAATATTTTGTTTTGTGCGCTCGCTGGGGTGACTTGGTATATGCAGTTTTTCTTTTATGGCATGGGCACCACCATGATGGGCGAATACGAATTTTCAAGTTGGACGCTGCACATGGCCAGCATCATCGTTTTTAGCACACTATGGGGCTTAGCATTAAAAGAATGGCAAGGCGTTAGTGCGGCAACACAGCGTTGGAATTTAGCTGGATTAGCTGTGCTTATTTTAAGTATGGTCGTGATTGGTTGGGGAAACACCCTCGCAAGTGCAGGCTCAGCGCATTAACTATCGTCTTCTCGCTCAGGCTTTATGGTTCATTGTCAGCGCTTACTCTCGACTTTGGCTCCTGCGTCGTTCTAACACCTAAATCCATTTAGGCGGCCCCAATCACATAATAGAGCATATGCTCATGGGGACTCGAAGCTTGACGGCTTCCCCTAAAACCAGATCGCTTTGACTATAAATACACAAAATTAAGGGTTAAAAATGAAAACAGGTTTATTCTCAATAGGATTAGATACTTACTGGCCGCAGTTTGACGGCTTATTAGATAACTTAAACGGTTATCACAATCACATCAGCGAACAAATAAAAGGTATGGGTGCTGAGCTAGTTGATGCTGGCATGGTGGATACCCCAGAAAAAGCGCAAGATGCCGCTAAATTATTTAAAACTGAAGATGTAGAAATCATCTTCTTGTTTATCTCTACCTATGCTTTGTCATCCACGGTTTTACCTGTGGTGCAAAAAGCTAAAGTGCCAATTGTTATGCTCAATATTCAACCGGTTGCACAATTAGATTATGAAAAATTTAACGCCATGGGCGATCGCGGCAAAATGACAGGCGTGTGGTTAGAGCATTGCCAGTCGTGTTCATTACCCGAACTTGCGTGCGTATTTAACCGCGCAGGGGTTGATTACCATGTTGTGTCTGGCTACATGCAAGAAGACTACGTGTGGCAAGAAATTAACGACTGGGTAGATGCAGCAAAAGTTGCTGAAGGAATGCGCCAAAACCGTGTAGGCATTTTAGGCCATTATTACAATGGCATGCTTGACGTATACAGCGATTTAACTCAACAAGCGGCCGCCTTTGGCAATCATTTTGAAATTTTAGAAATGTGCGAATTATTTGATTTACGCCAAGCCGTAACTGCCAAAGAAATCGCTGCCAAAATTAACCTATTCCATGAAAAATTTGATGTATCAGACGAATGTGAGCAATCAGAGCTTGAGCGCGCGGCACAAACCTCAGTTGCGCTAGACAAATTAATCGCCAAACATAAACTCGGCTCTATGGCGTATCACTACGAAGGTACAGGCGAGTATGAAAAGATCGTGACCTCAGTGATTGCCGGTAACACCTTACTAACAGGCGACAATACGCCGATAGCGGGTGAGTGCGAAATTAAAAACGTACAAGCGATGAAAATTATGGACTTATTTGGCGTAGGTGGCTCGTTTTCAGAGTTCTACTTATCAGACTTTAAAGACGATGTTGTTTACCTAGGTCACGACGGCCCAGCCCACTTCGCAATAGCCGAAGGCCGTGTAGGTTTAGTGCCATTGCCAGTTTATCACGGTAAACCAGGCAAAGGCTTGTCGATTCAAATGACTGTTAAACATGGCCCAGTAACGGTTTTATCAGTGGTCACACGTCGTGATGGCAGTGTGTTTTTGCAAGTGTGTGAAGGGGAATCTGTTGCAGGTCCAGTATTACATATCGGCAATACCAACAGCCGCTACAAATTCCCTATGGGCGCACGCGCCTTTATGAACGAATGGTCACGCGGCGGCCCGTCACATCACTGCGCGATTGGTGTTGGTCATATCGGCGACAAACTTGAAAAGCTTGCGGCGATTTTAGGCATTGAAGTGCGCAGGTTAAGTTAGAGCGTATTGAATGACAGTGATAAACAGCGCTGTTTGAAAAACAAAAGTAGTTGAGCGAAGAAACACAACATATAACCGAGTTTCATAATACAACGTCGAATTAACTGCTAAAATGTACTTAAATACGATTTTGGATTGCTTTACTCTGTATACCTATACAACACTGGTTAAAAAGTTAGTGCTAATTAACGCAATTCTTAAAGGAAAAAATTTACATAATTGTAAAATTAACTTAGTATTCGCGGCAATTCACCGATATTTCTACTGTAAATAGTCTAATATTAAGTTAAAGGAATAACGATTTGGCAGCATTCAACTACACCGTTTACCAAGCTTGTGAAAGAACAGGTGGGGCAAAAGGCGTAAAATCGGGGATGCCCTTTCATAGTGAAAAAAACGATCGTCAGTGGCTTGGTGCTGGATATTATTTCTGGAAAGAAGATGTCGACCTCGCACATACATGGGGGGAAAAGTCTGTTAAGGGCACAGATTATGCTATTACTGAACATGAACTAAACTTTGACGAAAATGAACTGCTAGATTTAATTGGTAGTCCGCTAGACATCAAATGCTTTATTGAGCTAATTGACGATTGGAAAACCTATACCAACAAAACATTTGGTAACCATGGAAAAAAGGCTACTGTATCGAAAATTATACAGTATTTTAAAAGATTAGACGCCTTTCCGTGGAAAGGCGTTGCGGCGTGTCACGATACAACAATCAGTGACGCAGGTGGTAGGCACAAGTTTATTGATCTAAATAGAGCCAGAGAAAGTATAGCTTTAAACAGATTTCAACAAATTTGTCTTTACGAAGGGAACGAAGAACACATAGAGCGATCAAAAATCGTGTTCCCTAAAGATTGGCAATGATTAAGTAACCTAAGGAGCTCACAATGAATGCAAGAGAGTTAGCCAGAGCTAATTTGAAAAAGGCATTAGCAGAAAAATCACCTGAAGAATTAATGGCGATTTTTGAATCTGCAGAGGACACTGGTGGCCCTTGCGTAGATTCTTTTACGGACAATTTAAAAAAACATTATAACAAAGGTTACGCCAGCGTATCTAAATCTTTCATCGTAGACGTATGCGCTACTAGAGTAGGTAAATCTAATGTGAAAGCTAACAAGATACAAGGAAACAGCCAAGTGATGGACGACTTTTGCTGTAATACAGAATGGCTAGAGGAAGCCGCGTAAATGAACAAATTGACACTGGCTAGAACTATAGTAGAGCGCTTAAATATTGAGCGTGCAGAAGTTCCGAGCGAGGAAGAAGATAGATTCCATTTAACCCACAACGCAGGCTTCAATCCTGAAGAATTGCCGAATAACTTCTGTGTAAACTTTTATCTAGAAATATACCTAGAAGAAGGTTTTAAAATGGAGCTGCAATATTTTGCTGAATTTGATTTGGACAGTCCAATAGATCAAGAGTTTATGGATAGTTCATTTCCGCACGTTAATGCGCCTGCTATAGCCTACCCTTACCTAAGATCAACGGTGTCAACAGTATGCTTAAACTCTGGATACAACCCAGTGATATTACCTACAATTAACTTTCAGGCCATGTATAAACGTAGCATAGAAGAACAAGAAGATGAAAAACTAGAAAGCCGCTAAAAAGCGGCTTCTTACTAGTAACTACATACGCGCGTCTAATTTCACCACCTAATTTATCATAATTATTAATAACTTAAACAAAACAACCATCCCAAATTACCATTTGAACTCTAAAATCGCAATTACAAGTGATTTTGTGGAAGTTGTGTTTGACCGAGTACAGCCACTATTAAAATAAAGCCGTCTTCTTTTGTAAAATAAGCAATGTGCTTGCCGACAGGGAAATAAAAACCGTTTGGGTAAATATCGTCGCAACAGCGACCAAGTGCTGGGTTATCTGCAAGCATTTGAAATCCAATCAGTAGCGTATCTTTGTAGCTTCGCCATTGTGTTTCTGATAAATTACTGACGGTATAGCTTTTGATTTTTCGTAAATGAGCCTGAGCTAATTTACTCAGTTTGTATTTATTCTTTTGCATGATGGGTTATAAGGCGTTTAAAAAGTCTTCACCATCAACCACATTACCTTGTGCTAGGTCTTGTTTAGCGGATTCGAAACAATGTTTAATGTAGTCAGCTTTCATTGCCTCTAATTCTTCAAAGTCCTTAATAGACATTACAACAACCGCGTCTTTGTTGTTTTTGCTAATCTTTATTGGTTCACGTTGAGCACTGAGTAGTAATTCGCCAAAATTACGTTTTGCATCATTTGCCGTTAATGTGTGCATGTTCAATCTCCAAATATGAGTCTACAGTATGATTATAGAGGGTCGCATGAAATGGTCAATTTAATTAAATCGTGCGATTTGTGCGAAATTAAAAATATCCAATAAAACAAACAAGATAAAAGAGCATCCAGCGATACATAGTGACTCAATACGCAACAACAGCATCATGGCAGCAAAGTCGGTGGGAGTCGTACGACTTCAGCCACCCTTTAGGAACGCATAGATGCTGATTCATTAAACAGATGTAGGGTGCCCCGCAATGCGAGCGAGTCGCACCGTTCAAGGTATCAGTTTCAGATAAAGTTTTTTCCCTCGGCTCTTGATGAGAGTAGAGGTTTATCTCGTTTCTCTAAAGTGGTTTTTGTATTCACGAACCCTAATTCTTTAAATAGAGGGGTAGCAATTTAACAAAATTCTGGCTTGTCTTATTAAGCACTTAATTTTTTACAAAAATAAAATGAGATCCAGGACAATTTATGAAGTTTGTTAAACTTGCTTGCGTGTTATTAACTAGCACCTTGGTCTTGCTTGGCTGCCAAGCTAATAACGGTCAATCGAATAAAGCCGCTAACAGGGCTAAGGTTACCTCGTCTCCTACACCTGTACTCACATCCGCACCAGCAGTAAACAGTAATAGCGTTGACTACTTTACCGATAATGGTCTTAGTAATTCGGTTTCAACTTTACAACACCCAGCCGGTGAATATTTTAATGGCGTCACTTACGTTACCTATCAAGGCTTGCTGGAAGATGCTTATGTTGCCGCCTACAACCACAAAACCAAACAGTGGGTTGGTCCGTTTAAAGCCGGTACCAGTGCAATGGGTAAGGATCCAAAACGTAAAATTGATAATCATGGTAAGCCTGCGTTAATTGTTGATGACCTAGGCTATATTCATATTGCGTTTGGTGGGCATGGCGGCACGCCAGACATGGGTGAAAACGATTTAGGTAACTACAACTATGGCAAGTTAAAACACGTTGTTTCAAAACGCCCGTACGACATATCCGAATGGCAAGAACTCGATAACGTTTCGCCATTTGGTACTTATAATCAATGGGTAAAAACCAGTAATGGTGATCTGTATTTATTCTATCGCCATGGGGCTCATCAAAGTAACTGGGTTTACCAAAAGTCTACTGACCATGGTCGCACCTTTGGTGAAAGAGTTTCTGTTTTTAAAACCCAAAAACGCGATGACGGTTTAGGGGTCGATTCTTGGTATGGCTATTTTAGTGAAGGCAAGAACGACACAATCGCCCTAACTTATATTTATCACCGTTGTGGTAACAATCATGCCAATGGTAAACATTTGGGTGAACGTACCAATGGCTACTATATGCAAATGGACACCAAAACAGGGGTATGGACCAATGTACAAGGTGAGCCAGTCGCAACGCCGATAGATCGCGCTACCGCTAATCAAAAAACCTTAGTCATGAAAAATGATCACACCGAAAATTGGTCTGGTATAACTACGGTACATCATGATGAAAAAGGCTACCCACATTTACGTTTCGACCAAGGGCATCATAAAAACCGTCATCAAGGCGGGCCGAAAAGACCAAAATACTATCGCTGGAATGGTGAAAAATGGTTAATAGGCAAGGGCGGTCAGTTGCCTATTTCAAAAGGCGATCACATAGTCCATTCACCTATGCAAATCAGTGCTTTACTAGCCAGTAGAGATAAGGAAAAAAACAGTATTATCGCTTGGCGCCATAGTAACGATGGCGGTAAAACATTTAAGCAAGGTGATGTTCTTTTAGCGCGTAAAAATAACGGCTTTGAAGTCACCTCGATTATTCATAATGCTCACCCAGATGCACTAATGTTAGTGGCAGGCAAAGAAAAAAGTACTCATTTAAGAAAGATGTATTTAGTGGGCGTAAATGGCCCTATACAGCGTGCAAAAGAGCAAGCGCATCACGTTAACGAGTCATTTGCAGCACGCTATAACATTAAGAAAAAATAATAGAGCAGAACTGGCAGCATTCTATTTAATAGCGGAACTTTAATTTGTTGAGCTTCGTTTGTAAGCTCAACCTGCACACATCAAAACAATGATAGAGATAAACGAAAAGAGATTAGCAATGGAAAAACGAAAAATACGGTTATCAATGTTGGTTAGGTTAGTTAGCTTAAGTGCCATTTTTATGGCCGCTGGCTGCGGTATTAACTCAGCAGATAAAAACACAACGGATAAAAACATAACGGATAACAACGCCACGCTGATCCAAAACGATATGACGGATAAACAAGCCGTATTTAACCAGCTAAATGAACTGGCTTGGCA
This genomic window from Saccharobesus litoralis contains:
- the rhaT gene encoding L-rhamnose/proton symporter RhaT; its protein translation is MFDLFQVQENPFTGVLFHAIGGLAAASFYIPYKKVKAWSWEIYWMIGGFFSWIIAPWLLAMLILPQTPQILTQASTSSLVWTFSFGLLWGVGGLTFGLTMRYLGIALGYSIALGISAVIGTLVPPIFEGKLLSIAATQSGQVMLLGVFICLAGIALGGKAGTNKQNELSDEDKKQSVSEFHFGKGLALALFSGVMSSFMAYAFAAGKPIADIALTQGSPNLWQNLPVLIVILAGGFVTNFVWCAYLATKNKAWTQLSSPTVNNPRLSNILFCALAGVTWYMQFFFYGMGTTMMGEYEFSSWTLHMASIIVFSTLWGLALKEWQGVSAATQRWNLAGLAVLILSMVVIGWGNTLASAGSAH
- a CDS encoding L-fucose/L-arabinose isomerase family protein is translated as MKTGLFSIGLDTYWPQFDGLLDNLNGYHNHISEQIKGMGAELVDAGMVDTPEKAQDAAKLFKTEDVEIIFLFISTYALSSTVLPVVQKAKVPIVMLNIQPVAQLDYEKFNAMGDRGKMTGVWLEHCQSCSLPELACVFNRAGVDYHVVSGYMQEDYVWQEINDWVDAAKVAEGMRQNRVGILGHYYNGMLDVYSDLTQQAAAFGNHFEILEMCELFDLRQAVTAKEIAAKINLFHEKFDVSDECEQSELERAAQTSVALDKLIAKHKLGSMAYHYEGTGEYEKIVTSVIAGNTLLTGDNTPIAGECEIKNVQAMKIMDLFGVGGSFSEFYLSDFKDDVVYLGHDGPAHFAIAEGRVGLVPLPVYHGKPGKGLSIQMTVKHGPVTVLSVVTRRDGSVFLQVCEGESVAGPVLHIGNTNSRYKFPMGARAFMNEWSRGGPSHHCAIGVGHIGDKLEKLAAILGIEVRRLS
- a CDS encoding protein-export chaperone SecB is translated as MNKLTLARTIVERLNIERAEVPSEEEDRFHLTHNAGFNPEELPNNFCVNFYLEIYLEEGFKMELQYFAEFDLDSPIDQEFMDSSFPHVNAPAIAYPYLRSTVSTVCLNSGYNPVILPTINFQAMYKRSIEEQEDEKLESR
- a CDS encoding type II toxin-antitoxin system RelE/ParE family toxin; this encodes MQKNKYKLSKLAQAHLRKIKSYTVSNLSETQWRSYKDTLLIGFQMLADNPALGRCCDDIYPNGFYFPVGKHIAYFTKEDGFILIVAVLGQTQLPQNHL
- a CDS encoding type II toxin-antitoxin system Phd/YefM family antitoxin, producing the protein MHTLTANDAKRNFGELLLSAQREPIKISKNNKDAVVVMSIKDFEELEAMKADYIKHCFESAKQDLAQGNVVDGEDFLNAL
- a CDS encoding BNR-4 repeat-containing protein encodes the protein MKFVKLACVLLTSTLVLLGCQANNGQSNKAANRAKVTSSPTPVLTSAPAVNSNSVDYFTDNGLSNSVSTLQHPAGEYFNGVTYVTYQGLLEDAYVAAYNHKTKQWVGPFKAGTSAMGKDPKRKIDNHGKPALIVDDLGYIHIAFGGHGGTPDMGENDLGNYNYGKLKHVVSKRPYDISEWQELDNVSPFGTYNQWVKTSNGDLYLFYRHGAHQSNWVYQKSTDHGRTFGERVSVFKTQKRDDGLGVDSWYGYFSEGKNDTIALTYIYHRCGNNHANGKHLGERTNGYYMQMDTKTGVWTNVQGEPVATPIDRATANQKTLVMKNDHTENWSGITTVHHDEKGYPHLRFDQGHHKNRHQGGPKRPKYYRWNGEKWLIGKGGQLPISKGDHIVHSPMQISALLASRDKEKNSIIAWRHSNDGGKTFKQGDVLLARKNNGFEVTSIIHNAHPDALMLVAGKEKSTHLRKMYLVGVNGPIQRAKEQAHHVNESFAARYNIKKK